From Candidatus Methylomirabilota bacterium, one genomic window encodes:
- a CDS encoding non-heme iron oxygenase ferredoxin subunit — protein sequence MGEFIKVAETKDIAAGTGILVELEGERIALFNENGTFYAIGDICTHSGGPLSEGDLDGDTVTCPWHGAQYDVKTGEAMGPPASEPVPSYRVKAEGGDILIERP from the coding sequence ATGGGCGAATTCATCAAGGTCGCTGAGACCAAAGATATTGCTGCCGGAACGGGAATCCTGGTGGAACTGGAGGGAGAACGGATCGCCCTCTTCAATGAGAACGGGACCTTCTACGCAATCGGCGACATCTGCACCCACTCGGGCGGCCCCCTCTCGGAGGGGGACCTGGATGGGGACACGGTGACGTGCCCATGGCACGGTGCCCAGTACGATGTCAAGACCGGGGAAGCAATGGGCCCACCTGCCTCCGAGCCTGTCCCTAGCTACCGGGTGAAGGCGGAGGGAGGGGATATCCTCATCGAACGCCCGTGA